The DNA segment AACCGGAAGCGGGCCGCTCACGGGATGTCATAGACAAGGAAGTCGCAATCGATGTCGCCGTTGGGCAGGGTGGTTTTACTGGCCGGCCGGAGGGGCATCGCGCGCTCGTATTCCGCGGATCCGGCCAGCAGGCAGGCCCGCCAGCCGTGCATCCGGGTGAGCGCGGAGGCGACACCGCGGACCAGGTCCGGAGCGGCGGCAAGCCGCACGCCGTAGGGCGGGTTGGTCACGATCAGGCCTTTTTCCCCGCCGGGTTGCAGGTCCTGGATGGAGCTGTGCCGGAACGACAAGCGTACGCCGGCGCGGCGGGCGTTGGCTTTCGCGACATCCAGGACCGCGGCGTCGATGTCGCCGGCGATGATGCGCGGGCGGGAAGGACGGATCGCTTCGCGGAGTTGGCCGCGCAGTTCGCGCAGGGCGGCGGCTTGTTCTTTGCCGAAGCCGGCCCAGCGCTCGAAGCCGAAGCGCTCGCGGCCCAGGCCCGGCGCCATGTTGGCCGCCCACTGGGCCGCTTCGATCGCGATGGTCCCGGATCCGCACATCGGGTCCAGCAGGGGCGTCGCCCGATCCCACCCGGCCAATCGCAGGATCGCCGCCGCGAGGGTCTCGCGGAGCGGCGCCTCGCCGGCCGCCAGGCGGTAGCCGCGGCGGTGCAGGGATTCGCCGGCCAGGTCGGCGTACAGGGCGGCCTTGTCGTTGGCCAGGTAGAGCTGCACGCGCACGTCGGGATCGTCCCTGGAGATCGCCGGGCGGGCGCCGGTTTCATCCCGGAGCCGGTCGCAGATCGCGTCCTTGACCTTCAACGCGGCGAAATTGGCGTTTTGCAGCGCGCTGCCCCGGCAGACCGCGGACACGGCGAGGGTGGTCCGCGGCGAAAGAAAAGGCGACCACTCCATGTCGCGCGCGCCGGCGTACAGCGCGGCCTCGTCGGGGGCGGGGAAGCGGCGGAGCAGGACGAGGATCCGCTGGGCAATCCGGCTCTGGAGGCAGGCCCGCCAGCCGTCGCGCCAGTCCCCGCGGAAGGGGATGCCGCCGCGATTGAGCCGCACGCTGGCGAAGCCCAGCTCGCGCAATTCGTCGCACAGCACCTCCTCGGTGCCGGGGATACAGGTGGCGTGGAACTCCTGCATGTTACACGCCGCTCTTGAGCCGGAGCTTGTGCACGAACAGCACCATTTCGCCGCCTCGTCCGCGCGTGGCGCGGCGGCGCAGGAAGTCCTCCAGGTAATCCCAGTCTTCGGGCAGGGGCGGGCTGTCGTAGTCCCAGCGCTCCTCGTCGGAGCGCTTGAATTGCCACTGGATGTGCTGCCGGGCCACCGATACCCGCACGAGGCGCTTGACCCCGTCGGGCAGGCGGGCGCTCCACTCGATCTGCTTCTTCATTTCAGGCGGGCGGCGGCTTGGGATTCAGGTCGTCGACCGGGGCGAACCGCTTCCGGAAGGCCCCCGAGATGGAATCCGCGATGCTGACCATCGCGGGCACGAGAACCAGCGTGAGCACGGTGGCCAGGGACAGGCCGAAGATCACGGCGACGGCCATGGGGGCCCACCACGCGCTGGATTCCGCGCCGGCCGTAAACTTCGGCGGCCACGAGTGAAACTCGAGGCTCCAGCCGACGGCCATCGGGATCAGGCCCAGCACCGTCGTGGAGGCGGTCAGGAGGACCGGCCGCAGACGCATGCGGCCGGCCGCGACGATGGACTCGGTCATGCTCGCGCCCTCGGCCCGGCGCTGCTCGATGCAGTCGATGAGCACGATGGCGTTGTTGACCACGATGCCGGCGAGGCTGATGACGCCGACGCCGGTCATGATCACGCCGAACTTCATGCCGCAGATCAGCAGGCCCCACATGACGCCGATCATGGAGAGGATCACCGAGAAGAAGATGATCAGCGGGAGGAGGACGGAATTGAACTGGATCACGAGGATGACCAGGATGAGTCCGGAGGCGACGCCGAAGGCGCGCATCAGGAAGGCGCCGGACTCGCGCATCTCCTCCGTATCGCCGGTGTAATCCACGCGGTAGCCGCGGGGCAGGTTCAGGCCGGCGACGCGGGCCTGGACGTCGGGCAGGATCTTGTCCACGCCGCGCCCGGCGTTGTTGCCCGTGATAGTGACCACGCGTTTCTGGTTCTTGCGCTGGATGGCGCCGCGCCCGCCGGTGTACTCGAGTTGACCCAGCGAGGAGAGGGGCACGTTCTGCCCGTTTTCGGCGGGGATGAAGACCTGGTCGAGCAGGTTCATGGTGTTCCGCTGGCCCTCGGGCAGGCGCAGGGTGATGTCGTACTCGTCCTCGTCTGCCCGGAACCGGCTGCTCTCGAGCCCGTAGATGGCCATGCGCAGAAAGTGGCCGATGGTCCCGGTGTCGAGCCCGAGCAGGGCGGCCCGGGCGCGGTCCACGTGGAACTGGATCTCGGGCAGCGCCTTCTCCAGGTCGCTTTGCAGGTCCACCAGGCCCGGGACCGACTCGATCGCGCGGACGATCTCGCCCGCGTAGGATTCCAGCGTGTCGAAATCGTCGCCCGAGAGCTCGATGGACACCGGAGCGCCGGTCGGCGGGCCCTCCTCCTCGCGCTCGACCGTGAGCTCGGCCCCGGCGACGATCCCGATGTCGCTCCGGATCGCGTCCAGCAGCGCCAGCGAATTGGTTTGCCGCTCCCCGGCCTTCAGGAATTCCACGTGGATGGTGCCGCGGTGGGATTCCTCCGCCGCGCCGCCGCCGATCATGCCGCCGCTGCTTCCCACGGTGGTCAGGAAGAACTTGATGTCCTGGTACTTCACCAGCTTCCGCTCGGCGTCCCGCAGGACGGCGTCGGTCCGCTCGATGCTGGTGCCCTGCGGGAACTTCAGGCTCACCGTGCAGTTGCGGGGCTCGACCTCGGGGAACAATTCGACGCCCAAATCGCGCCAGGCGTAGACCTGCACGGACAGGATCAGAAAGGCGAAACCCAGCAGCATGACCGGGACGCGGTGGCGCAGGGCGGCGCGGAGCAGCCGCTCATAGCCCCGGATGAACCAGTGGGGCTTCTCGTGCCGGTCCCGCGGACGCGCGCTGATGAAGGCCGAGCAGATCGCGGGATTGATGACCATGGCCACGAAGAGCGAGGCGGAGAGGATCACGATCAGGGTCTTCGGCAGGAAGCCCATGAACTGGCCCATGACGTCGGGCCAGGCGAGGAGCGGCCAGAAGGCGACCAGCGTGGTCAGGGTCGAGGTGATGACCGGCCAGGCGACCTCGGACGCCCCGTGGCGGGCGGCGTCGATGCGCGACTCGCCCAGCGTCCGGTGGCGGTAGGTGTTCTCCACGATGACGATCGCGTTGTCCACGAGCATGCCGACGGCCAGCACGAGGCTGAAGAGCACGATCATGTTCAGCGTCGTGCCCTGGGCGGCCATGAGCACGAACGCCATGAGCATGGAGAAGGGGATCGCCAGGCCCACGAACAGGGCGTTGCGTACGCCCATGAAGACCAGGAGCACCAGGACCACGAGGATGAAACCGGAGGCGACGTTGTTCTCCAGCTCCTTGATCATCGAGTCGATATACTCCGACATGTCCATGACCTCGGTCAGGACGACGTCGGGCGGCAGTTGGGTCTGCCCGATGATTCGCTTGACCTGCTTGAGCAGGGCGACCGCGTTCTCGCCGCTGCGCTTCTTGAGGCTCAAGGTGACGCAAGGTTTCCCGTTGAGACGAGAGATGGAGGCGATGTCCTTGAACGTGTCGGACACCGCCGCGATGTCGGTGAGGTACACGGGCCGCCCGTCCCGCTCGGTCAGCAGGATGCGGCGGATCTCCGGCACCAGCTTGAACTCGCCCGGGATGCGCACCTGGAACTTGTCGCCGGCCATCTCGATGTTGCCGGCCGAGACGGTCAGGTTCTCCTGGGCGATGCGCTGCATGACCAGCCCGAGCGGGATGCGGTAGGCGATCATCCGGGGCAGGTCGATCTCGACCCGGATCTCGCGCTCGCGCGTGCCGCTCAAGACGGCCTGCTTGATCCCGGAGAGCTGCTCGATCTGGTCCTGCAGGTCCTCGGCCAGGTTCTTCAGGCGGTCCAGGTCGTCCGGGCCCGACAGGGTGAAGATGTAGACCGGGAAGTCCGAGCTGAAGTTGAAGGCGTCCACGACCGGCTCGTCGAGGTCGTCGGGCAGGTCGGGCTTCGCGAGGTCCACCTTGTCCTTGACCCGCTGCTTGGCCAGGTCGATGTTCCCGCCGGCGAGGAACTCGATGGAAATGCTGCAGTAGTTCTCGCCCGAGGTGGAGCGCATCTCCTTGATGTTCTCCACGTCGTTGAGCTGCTTCTCCAGCGGGATGGTGACCAGCTTCTCCATCTCCTCCGGGGCCGTGCCCTCGTAGTACGCGCTGATGAAGACGTACGGGATGGTGATGTCCGGCGTGCCCTCGCGGGGCAGCCGCAGGTAGCTCACCGAGCCGGCGATGACCAGCACAACGGCAAACACGAAGACCGCCGTGCGGAACTTGATGGCGTAGTTGGAGAGGATCATGGGAAAACGGGATTAGGGTTCCGCCTTGGCCGAGCCTCCGGCGGACAAGTCGGGTGCCGCGGGGGGCGTCGCCGGGGCGTCCGCCCCGACGATCGCGACCAGGCGCCCGTCCTGGAGGCCGCGGTGGCCCTCGATCACGAGGGCATCGCCCGCCGACAGGCCGGCGGAGAGCACCGCGTCGTGCCCGACCATCGCGTCGATCTGCACGCGCCGGCGCACCGCGCGGTCGCCCTCCACGATGAACACGATATGCTCGCCTTTGCGCGGCACGATGGCGGCCAGCGGGACCACGATGGCGTCGGGCCTTATGCGGCGGACCAGCGTGACCTCCGCGATCATGCCCGGCTTGAACTCGCCGCCGGGATTCGCGGTCTCCAACTCCACGCGGAAGGAATTGCTTTCCCGGGCGGCCTGGCCGGACACGTAGGTGATCGCGCCGGTGAAGGCGCGGCCCGGCAGGGCCGACAGCGTGAAGGCCAGGGCGTCGCCCTTTTTCACGGCGGGGATGTCCCGTTCGGGCACGTCGAACCCGATCTTGACCCGGTCCGTCTGGATCAGCCGCAGCACGGCCTGGCCCTCGCCGGCGTAGTCGCCGACCTCGACCAGGCGGTCGTTCAGGACGCCCGGGAACGGCGCGCGCACCTCGCACTGGGAGAGGAAGATCTTCGCCTCGTCGCGGGTGATGTTCGCCATGTCGCGCCGCCGCTCGATGGCCTCGTAGTCGCTGGGGGAGACCGCCCCGGTCTTCTCCAGTTCGCGGTAGCGCTTCAGGTCGCGCTCGGCGTCGCGGCTTTCCACTTCCGCCCGGCGCACCTGGGCGTCCCACACCCGGCCGTCCAGCCGGAGCAGGACCTGGCCTTCCGCCACGGCCGCGCCCTTCTCCGCCTCCAGCGCGAGGACACGGCCCGCGCGCTCGGCGCCCAGGACCGCTTCCTTGAGCGGCTCGACTACGCCCGGAAGCCGGATTTCGTCGGACACCGTCCGGGGCTGCACGGGCTCCACGCGCACGGCATAGGCCTTCTCCGGCGGCGCCGGCTTCTCCTCCGGCTTCTTGCCGAGCGCCCCGAACAGCACGATCAGGGCGACGACGGCCAGCAGGCCCCCCCAGGCGAGCCAGGCGCCTTTGCGGGAGCGGGGAGCAGGGGGGGTGTTCATCGGGCGTCATCCTTTGCGGGGTCGGGGCCCAGGCCGCTGGCGCATTCCAGGCGGGCGAGGGCGTTCATGTGATCGCGCAGCGCCGTCAGCCAGGTCAGGCGCGCCGTGCTCACGGAAAGCTGGGCCGCGGCGTATTCCAGGTAGGTGGACAGCCCGGTCTCGTACCGCGCCAGGGCGATGGAAAGGCTCTTCTCGGCCAGCGCGACGGTCTCGCGGCTCGCGGCGACGGTTTCGTCCGCCGTGGCCAGCTCGAGGTATTGCTGCTGGATCTCCAGTTCGACGTCGCGCTGCAAACTGTCCAGGTCGGCCCGGGACTTGGCCAGCTCCAGGTTCTTTTCGAGGATCACGGCCCGGCGCAGGCCGCCGTCGAAGATGTCCCAGTCCAGCGTCACGCCGGCGTTCCAGCCCCAGTCCCAGGCGTCCTCCGCCGTGCCGCTCTCCGGGTTCAGCCCCTGGTAGGCGGCGTGGGCGCGCACCTGCGGCTGCAGCGTGCCCTGCTCGGCCCGGATACCGAGCCGCGCGAGGTCGATGGCCCGCTGCTGGTAGAGGAGCTCGGGGCGGTCCCGCCGGCCCGCCGCCTGCCAGTCGGCGAGGGCCTTCTTCTCGGGCCGGTGCTCGAGCTCGCCGGCCACCTCGAACGGGCCGTCGCCCAGCTGGATCAGGTTGCGGAACGAGGCCTTGGCGAGCTCCAGGTCCTTGCGCGCCCGGATCAGCGCGGGCGTCTCGTTGGCGAGCCGCACGCGCGCGCTCAACAGGTCGAACTCCGGCGCGGTGCCCTTCTTCACCCGCGCCTCCGCCTGACGGACCAGGTCCTCGATCTGGGCGACGGATTCCTCCTGCACCTTCACGGCGGCCTGGGCCAGCAGGATGTCGGTGAACCCGGTCCGGATGTCGCGCGCCAGGTCGTGGGCGACCTGCTCGAGGCGGAGCCGCGCCATGTCCCGGTAGACCCGCGCCGCCTTCAGCCCCGCCCGCACCGAGCCGCCGGAGTAGAGCAGCTGGCTGACCTCCGCGTCGGCCGAGTAGTTATCCAGCCGCCCCATCTCGACCCGTTCGCCGTCGAAATCGAAGGCGGACACCTCGTCCAGCCGCGTGTACCCGGCCCCGGCGGAGAGGTGCGGCAGGACGGCGGAGCGCACCTGCGTGATGCGGGTCTCGGCGATCCGCACGTCCTCCCGGGCCTTGAGGATGTCCGTGGACTGCCGCAGGCCGAGGGCCAGGCATTCCTCCAGCGTGTAGCGGGGGGCGGGATCGCCGGCCGCCGCAGCCGCGCCCGCCACGAGCAGCGCCGCGATCCGCGGGACGTGCCGTTTCATCTTCATGGGCATCATGGTGTATCCGTGGTCGAAAGGCTTCGCAAGCCTGATCGCTTATCTTTTCTTGCTTATCGGCCATGCAGGAATGATTCCGTCGGCCTCCGCCTGCCGGACCAGCTTGGCCAGCACGGCGAGGTACGTGTCCCGGTCCCGGACGGACAGGGCGCCGAAATGCCGCCGCGCCGACTTGCGCTTCTCGGCGTGAAATTCCGCCATCCGCCGCCGGCCCAGCGGCGTGAGTTCCACACGCACCACGCGCCGATCCCGGGGATCGGCGTGGCGGCAGACAAGCCGCAGGGCGGCGAGCCGGTCGACGAGGGCGGTCACCGTCGGGGGCGTCAGCCGCAGCGCCCGCGCCAGGTTGGAGGCGGGGCAGGCGCCGCCGCGGTCCAGGTGCGCCAGCGCCCAGAGCTGGGGGAGGGTGACCAGGCCGGAGGACAGCAGCGTGCGTTCCTCGAGGAGCGCCGCCTGCATGAAGCGCGGCATCAGCTCGCACAGGCGGTCCAGGAACCGGTCCAGCGAGCGCGGGGACGGGACGGGTGCGTTCATTGTTCGTCTATCAAACTATTCGATATTTTAAATAATGTCAAGCGGAACCCGCCCGGGCGCGCCGCGGAAAAAGGCTGGAAGCCCCGGGCCCGCCCGTGCTAGCCTCCGCCCGTCCGAATAAACCATTTCGAGGAATTCCATGGGCTACGACAAGATACGCATCCCCGCGGCCGGCGAGCCGCTGGGCACGGACGCGCAGGGGCGGCTGACGGTGCCCGACCGCCCGATCCTTCCGTTCATCGAGGGCGACGGGACCGGGCCGGACATCACGCGGGCCGCCCTGACGGCGTGGAACGCGGCGGTGGAAAAGGCCTACGGCGGGGCGCGGCGCGTGGAGTGGATGGAGGTCTACGCGGGCGAGAAGGCCAACGCGGTCTACGGGAAGCCGGTCTGGCTCCCGCCCGAGACGCTCGAGGCCTGCCGCGAGTTCAAGGTCTCGATCAAGGGCCCGCTGACCACGCCGGTCGGCGGCGGCATCCGCAGCCTCAACGTCGCCCTGCGGCAGGAACTGGACCTCTACGTGTGCCTGCGGCCCGTGCGCTGGTTCGAGGGCGTCCCCTCGCCGGTGAAGCACCCCGAGCGCACGGACATGGTCATCTTCCGCGAGAACTCCGAGGACATCTACGCGGGCATCGAGTGGGCCGCCGGCACGCCGGAGGTGAAGAAGGTCGTGGACTTCCTGCAGCGCGAGATGGGCGTGAAGAAAATCCGGTTCCCGGGCTCGTCCGGGATCGGCATCAAGCCCGTGTCGCGCGAGGGCACGGCGCGGCTCGTTCGCGCCGCGATCCGCTACGCGATCGAGACCGGCCGCCCGTCGGTCACCCTCGTCCATAAGGGCAACATCATGAAGTTCACCGAGGGCGCCTTCCGCGACTGGGGCTACCAGGTCGCCCGCGAGGAGTTCGGGGCCGAGCCCCTGGACGGCGGGCCGTGGCACCGGCTGAAGAACCAGCGCACCGGCGCGGACCTCGTCGTGAAGGATGTCATCGCGGACGCGTTCCTCCAGCAGATCCTGACCCGGCCGGCCGAGTACTCCGTGATCGCGACGCTGAACCTGAACGGCGACTACATCTCCGACGCGCTGGCCGCCTGCGTCGGCGGCATCGGGATCGCGCCCGGCGCGAACATCAACTACGACACCGGCGCGGCGGTCTTCGAGGCGACCCACGGCACCGCGCCGAAGTACGCGAACCAGGACAAGGTCAACCCCGGCTCGCTGATCCTGTCCGGCGAGATGATGTTCCGCTACCTCGGCTGGACCGAGGCCGCGGACCTGATCGTCCGCGGCATGGAGCGGGCGATCCGGCAGAAGACGGTCACCTACGATTTCGCGCGGCTCATGGACGGCGCGCGCGAGGTGAAATGCAGCGAATTCGGAAAACTCGTGGCGGAAAATATGCGCCTGAACCCTGAACCCTGAACCCTCGCATGCGCCCCGCGGAATCCAAGATCCTGGCAAGAGAAGCGATGGCCTGCGAGCGCGCCCGGCTGCGCGCGGCCGGCAAGAAGCTGGTGTTCACGAACGGCGCTTTCGACCTGTTACACGCGGGCCACGTAACCTACCTCGAGTTCGCGCGGGGGCAGGGCGACGCGCTGGTGGTCGGGCTGAATTCCGACGCGTCGGTCCGCCGCTACAAGGGCGACAAGCGGCCGGTCAACGGCCAGGCCGACCGCGCCCGCGTGCTGGCGGCGTTGGAATGCGTGGACTACGTCGTGGTCTTCAACGAGGACGAGCCCGCGGACCTGGTCGCGGCCCTGGTCCCCGACGTGCTGGTCAAGGGCGCTGACTGGGCGCACTACGTCAGCGGGCGCGACATCGTGGAAAAGGCCGGCGGCCGCGTGGTCCTGGCCCCGATGGTCGAGGGCCGGTCCACCAGCGGGATGATCGCGAGGATCGCGGCGGCATACGGAGGCGAGGCGAAGCCATGAGCACCAAGTTCATCGTCACCGGCGGCGCGGGATTCATCGGCAGCAACCTCGTGGCGGCGCTCAACGAGCGGGGCGAGGACCACGTCCTGGTCGTCGACGAGCTGGGGACCGACGAGAAGTGGAAGAACCTGGTCGGGCTGCGGTACGAGGATTACATGGGGCGCGACGATTTCCGCGCGGCCATCCGGCACGACCTGCTGGGCTCGGTGGACGCCGTCTTTCACCTGGGCGCGTGCAGCGCGACCACCGAGAAGGACGCGAGTTATTTGGCCGACAACAACTAC comes from the Kiritimatiellia bacterium genome and includes:
- a CDS encoding winged helix-turn-helix transcriptional regulator, whose protein sequence is MNAPVPSPRSLDRFLDRLCELMPRFMQAALLEERTLLSSGLVTLPQLWALAHLDRGGACPASNLARALRLTPPTVTALVDRLAALRLVCRHADPRDRRVVRVELTPLGRRRMAEFHAEKRKSARRHFGALSVRDRDTYLAVLAKLVRQAEADGIIPAWPISKKR
- the rfaE2 gene encoding D-glycero-beta-D-manno-heptose 1-phosphate adenylyltransferase, yielding MRPAESKILAREAMACERARLRAAGKKLVFTNGAFDLLHAGHVTYLEFARGQGDALVVGLNSDASVRRYKGDKRPVNGQADRARVLAALECVDYVVVFNEDEPADLVAALVPDVLVKGADWAHYVSGRDIVEKAGGRVVLAPMVEGRSTSGMIARIAAAYGGEAKP
- a CDS encoding TolC family protein → MKMKRHVPRIAALLVAGAAAAAGDPAPRYTLEECLALGLRQSTDILKAREDVRIAETRITQVRSAVLPHLSAGAGYTRLDEVSAFDFDGERVEMGRLDNYSADAEVSQLLYSGGSVRAGLKAARVYRDMARLRLEQVAHDLARDIRTGFTDILLAQAAVKVQEESVAQIEDLVRQAEARVKKGTAPEFDLLSARVRLANETPALIRARKDLELAKASFRNLIQLGDGPFEVAGELEHRPEKKALADWQAAGRRDRPELLYQQRAIDLARLGIRAEQGTLQPQVRAHAAYQGLNPESGTAEDAWDWGWNAGVTLDWDIFDGGLRRAVILEKNLELAKSRADLDSLQRDVELEIQQQYLELATADETVAASRETVALAEKSLSIALARYETGLSTYLEYAAAQLSVSTARLTWLTALRDHMNALARLECASGLGPDPAKDDAR
- a CDS encoding RNA methyltransferase; the protein is MQEFHATCIPGTEEVLCDELRELGFASVRLNRGGIPFRGDWRDGWRACLQSRIAQRILVLLRRFPAPDEAALYAGARDMEWSPFLSPRTTLAVSAVCRGSALQNANFAALKVKDAICDRLRDETGARPAISRDDPDVRVQLYLANDKAALYADLAGESLHRRGYRLAAGEAPLRETLAAAILRLAGWDRATPLLDPMCGSGTIAIEAAQWAANMAPGLGRERFGFERWAGFGKEQAAALRELRGQLREAIRPSRPRIIAGDIDAAVLDVAKANARRAGVRLSFRHSSIQDLQPGGEKGLIVTNPPYGVRLAAAPDLVRGVASALTRMHGWRACLLAGSAEYERAMPLRPASKTTLPNGDIDCDFLVYDIP
- a CDS encoding efflux RND transporter periplasmic adaptor subunit, which codes for MNTPPAPRSRKGAWLAWGGLLAVVALIVLFGALGKKPEEKPAPPEKAYAVRVEPVQPRTVSDEIRLPGVVEPLKEAVLGAERAGRVLALEAEKGAAVAEGQVLLRLDGRVWDAQVRRAEVESRDAERDLKRYRELEKTGAVSPSDYEAIERRRDMANITRDEAKIFLSQCEVRAPFPGVLNDRLVEVGDYAGEGQAVLRLIQTDRVKIGFDVPERDIPAVKKGDALAFTLSALPGRAFTGAITYVSGQAARESNSFRVELETANPGGEFKPGMIAEVTLVRRIRPDAIVVPLAAIVPRKGEHIVFIVEGDRAVRRRVQIDAMVGHDAVLSAGLSAGDALVIEGHRGLQDGRLVAIVGADAPATPPAAPDLSAGGSAKAEP
- the icd gene encoding NADP-dependent isocitrate dehydrogenase, whose translation is MGYDKIRIPAAGEPLGTDAQGRLTVPDRPILPFIEGDGTGPDITRAALTAWNAAVEKAYGGARRVEWMEVYAGEKANAVYGKPVWLPPETLEACREFKVSIKGPLTTPVGGGIRSLNVALRQELDLYVCLRPVRWFEGVPSPVKHPERTDMVIFRENSEDIYAGIEWAAGTPEVKKVVDFLQREMGVKKIRFPGSSGIGIKPVSREGTARLVRAAIRYAIETGRPSVTLVHKGNIMKFTEGAFRDWGYQVAREEFGAEPLDGGPWHRLKNQRTGADLVVKDVIADAFLQQILTRPAEYSVIATLNLNGDYISDALAACVGGIGIAPGANINYDTGAAVFEATHGTAPKYANQDKVNPGSLILSGEMMFRYLGWTEAADLIVRGMERAIRQKTVTYDFARLMDGAREVKCSEFGKLVAENMRLNPEP
- a CDS encoding efflux RND transporter permease subunit, with the protein product MILSNYAIKFRTAVFVFAVVLVIAGSVSYLRLPREGTPDITIPYVFISAYYEGTAPEEMEKLVTIPLEKQLNDVENIKEMRSTSGENYCSISIEFLAGGNIDLAKQRVKDKVDLAKPDLPDDLDEPVVDAFNFSSDFPVYIFTLSGPDDLDRLKNLAEDLQDQIEQLSGIKQAVLSGTREREIRVEIDLPRMIAYRIPLGLVMQRIAQENLTVSAGNIEMAGDKFQVRIPGEFKLVPEIRRILLTERDGRPVYLTDIAAVSDTFKDIASISRLNGKPCVTLSLKKRSGENAVALLKQVKRIIGQTQLPPDVVLTEVMDMSEYIDSMIKELENNVASGFILVVLVLLVFMGVRNALFVGLAIPFSMLMAFVLMAAQGTTLNMIVLFSLVLAVGMLVDNAIVIVENTYRHRTLGESRIDAARHGASEVAWPVITSTLTTLVAFWPLLAWPDVMGQFMGFLPKTLIVILSASLFVAMVINPAICSAFISARPRDRHEKPHWFIRGYERLLRAALRHRVPVMLLGFAFLILSVQVYAWRDLGVELFPEVEPRNCTVSLKFPQGTSIERTDAVLRDAERKLVKYQDIKFFLTTVGSSGGMIGGGAAEESHRGTIHVEFLKAGERQTNSLALLDAIRSDIGIVAGAELTVEREEEGPPTGAPVSIELSGDDFDTLESYAGEIVRAIESVPGLVDLQSDLEKALPEIQFHVDRARAALLGLDTGTIGHFLRMAIYGLESSRFRADEDEYDITLRLPEGQRNTMNLLDQVFIPAENGQNVPLSSLGQLEYTGGRGAIQRKNQKRVVTITGNNAGRGVDKILPDVQARVAGLNLPRGYRVDYTGDTEEMRESGAFLMRAFGVASGLILVILVIQFNSVLLPLIIFFSVILSMIGVMWGLLICGMKFGVIMTGVGVISLAGIVVNNAIVLIDCIEQRRAEGASMTESIVAAGRMRLRPVLLTASTTVLGLIPMAVGWSLEFHSWPPKFTAGAESSAWWAPMAVAVIFGLSLATVLTLVLVPAMVSIADSISGAFRKRFAPVDDLNPKPPPA